The proteins below come from a single Solea senegalensis isolate Sse05_10M linkage group LG2, IFAPA_SoseM_1, whole genome shotgun sequence genomic window:
- the LOC122786753 gene encoding myc box-dependent-interacting protein 1 isoform X3: MAELNLGKGLTAGKVASNVQKKLTRAQEKVLQKLGKADETKDTAFEEGVINFNKQYTEGSKLQRDLRVYLEAVKAMHESSKNLQECLGDMYEPEWYGKNEVDSVLEDCDVLWTDYHQKLVDHALISMDTYLGQFPDIKARIAKRDRKLVDFDSARHNYAATHKAKKKDGGIKITKPSSLLERAAPGWAQGILSAHSVAQSSLSRSQAEEELERAQKVFEEINIDLQEELPSLWNSRVGFYVSTFQSLAGFEEKFHKEMSRLDQDLYDVLEKLEQTDPTSEKEPSNHTLRPGGPPPIPKSPSKLKPAVPPPPKVTPSKEMKTENIINLFDAAAAPDISVTSPTEFDSPAVSSLLDMDLDSFSAATKASVVSQPANWDSWSEDRNIEEKETQKHYDPVAAAAEAWGDESSQPVRYDPIAVASEGWGDDGTLPVRDDPVTEAQEEWGDDGSQPVHYDPVAEAQEDWGDDESQPVTEVPATTDQTPPAESPGDTVEEEAAPAAATLDNEEGQQGESEAAAEAATAEETAVEETPTVAAESPEAAPEAAPEPAEPAEPAQPAKPAEPAELAVPAVPAEMPPGFLFKVEVMHDYAANDTDELEMKVGDVVLVLTFDNPDEQDDGWLMGIKQDEWQQKKEGAAKGVFPENFTQRL; the protein is encoded by the exons ATGGCTGAGTTGAATTTGGGGAAGGGGCTGACTGCAGGGAAAGTGGCCAGTAACGTGCAGAAAAAACTAACCCGAGCTCAGGAGAAG GTTCTCCAGAAGCTGGGAAAAGCCGACGAGACCAAAGATACTGCCTTCGAGGAAGGAGTTATCAACTTCAACAAACAATAT ACTGAAGGCAGCAAACTGCAGAGGGACCTTAGGGTGTACTTGGAGGCAGTGAAAG CGATGCATGAGTCCTCCAAGAACCTGCAGGAATGTCTGGGTGACATGTACGAGCCAGAGTGGTACGGCAAGAACGAAGTGGATTCCGTACTGGAG GACTGTGATGTGCTttggacggattaccaccagAAGTTGGTCGATCATGCTCTCATTTCCATGGATACTTACCTGGGCCAGTTCCCTGATATTAAG GCACGCATTGCGAAGAGGGACAGGAAACTGGTTGATTTCGACAGTGCCAGGCACAACTACGCTGCCACACACAAGGCCAAGAAAAAAGACGGGGGCATTAAAATTACGAAG CCGTCGTCTTTGTTGGAGAGGGCCGCTCCAGGTTGGGCTCAGGGGATCCTGTCCGCACACAGCGTCGCCCAGAGCAGTCTGTCCAGGAGCCAG gctgaGGAGGAGTTGGAGAGAGCCCAGAAGGTGTTTGAGGAAATTAATATTGACTTGCAAGAAGAGCTGCCATCTCTCTGGAACAG TCGTGTTGGGTTTTACGTCAGCACCTTCCAGAGTTTGGCCGGTTTCGAGGAGAAGTTTCACAAAGAAATGAGCCGG TTGGATCAGGATTTGTATGATGTTCTAGAGAAGCTGGAGCAAACAGACCCAACCAG tgAGAAAGAACCATCTAACCACACTCTCAGGCCAGGAGGACCTCCCCCTATCCCCAAATCTCCATCCAAG CTTAAGCCAGCAGTGCCTCCTCCACCAAAGGTGACCCCATCTAAAGAGATGAAAACAGAGAACATCATCAACTTGTTTGATGCTGCAGCCGCTCCTGATATCAGTGTCACCTCCCCCACAGAG TTTGACAGTCCTGCAGTGAGCAGCCTACTGGACATGGACCTGGACTCTTTCAGTGCAGCAACCAAAGCCTCCGTGGTCTCACAG CCAGCGAACTGGGACTCATGG TCTGAGGACAGGAATATCGAGGAAAAGGAAACCCAGAAGCACTATGAccctgtggctgctgctgcagaggccTGGGGGGATGAAAGCTCACAGCCTGTCCGCTATGACCCCATAGCAGTGGCCTCAGAGGGCTGGGGGGATGATGGAACCCTACCTGTTCGCGATGACCCTGTGACTGAGGCTCAGGAAGAATGGGGGGATGATGGGAGCCAGCCGGTTCATTATGACCCTGTGGCTGAAGCCCAGGAGGACTGGGGTGATGATGAGAGTCAGCCAGTCACAGAGGTGCCAGCCACCACAGATCAAACACCTCCAGCTGAATCTCCAGGTGACACCGTTGAGGAAGAAGCTGCCCCAGCTGCTGCCACGTTGGATAATGAAGAGGGTCAG CAGGGTGAGTCTGAAGCAGCTGCTGAGGCAGCAACTGCAGAAGAAACGGCGGTAGAAGAG ACACCTACAGTAGCAGCAGAATCACCAGAAGCAGCTCCAGAAGCAGCTCCAGAACCTGCAGAACCTGCAGAACCTGCACAGCCTGCAAAGCCTGCCGAGCCTGCCGAGCTTGCAGTACCTGCAGTACCTGCGGAAATGCCGCCCGGCTTCTTGTTCAAG GTTGAAGTGATGCATGATTACGCTGCCAACGACACAGACGAACTGGAGATGAAGGTTGGAGATGTCGTGCTAGTACTCACCTTTGACAATCCTGATgagcag GATGACGGCTGGCTGATGGGAATAAAGCAGGACGAGTGGCAGCAGAAGAAAGAGGGTGCCGCGAAAGGAGTATTTCCTGAAAACTTCACCCAGAGGCTGTGA
- the LOC122786753 gene encoding myc box-dependent-interacting protein 1 isoform X1 has protein sequence MAELNLGKGLTAGKVASNVQKKLTRAQEKVLQKLGKADETKDTAFEEGVINFNKQYTEGSKLQRDLRVYLEAVKAMHESSKNLQECLGDMYEPEWYGKNEVDSVLEDCDVLWTDYHQKLVDHALISMDTYLGQFPDIKARIAKRDRKLVDFDSARHNYAATHKAKKKDGGIKITKPSSLLERAAPGWAQGILSAHSVAQSSLSRSQAEEELERAQKVFEEINIDLQEELPSLWNSRVGFYVSTFQSLAGFEEKFHKEMSRLDQDLYDVLEKLEQTDPTRKTGNRGASTSGANRSEKEPSNHTLRPGGPPPIPKSPSKLKPAVPPPPKVTPSKEMKTENIINLFDAAAAPDISVTSPTEFDSPAVSSLLDMDLDSFSAATKASVVSQPANWDSWSEDRNIEEKETQKHYDPVAAAAEAWGDESSQPVRYDPIAVASEGWGDDGTLPVRDDPVTEAQEEWGDDGSQPVHYDPVAEAQEDWGDDESQPVTEVPATTDQTPPAESPGDTVEEEAAPAAATLDNEEGQQGESEAAAEAATAEETAVEETPTVAAESPEAAPEAAPEPAEPAEPAQPAKPAEPAELAVPAVPAEMPPGFLFKVEVMHDYAANDTDELEMKVGDVVLVLTFDNPDEQDDGWLMGIKQDEWQQKKEGAAKGVFPENFTQRL, from the exons ATGGCTGAGTTGAATTTGGGGAAGGGGCTGACTGCAGGGAAAGTGGCCAGTAACGTGCAGAAAAAACTAACCCGAGCTCAGGAGAAG GTTCTCCAGAAGCTGGGAAAAGCCGACGAGACCAAAGATACTGCCTTCGAGGAAGGAGTTATCAACTTCAACAAACAATAT ACTGAAGGCAGCAAACTGCAGAGGGACCTTAGGGTGTACTTGGAGGCAGTGAAAG CGATGCATGAGTCCTCCAAGAACCTGCAGGAATGTCTGGGTGACATGTACGAGCCAGAGTGGTACGGCAAGAACGAAGTGGATTCCGTACTGGAG GACTGTGATGTGCTttggacggattaccaccagAAGTTGGTCGATCATGCTCTCATTTCCATGGATACTTACCTGGGCCAGTTCCCTGATATTAAG GCACGCATTGCGAAGAGGGACAGGAAACTGGTTGATTTCGACAGTGCCAGGCACAACTACGCTGCCACACACAAGGCCAAGAAAAAAGACGGGGGCATTAAAATTACGAAG CCGTCGTCTTTGTTGGAGAGGGCCGCTCCAGGTTGGGCTCAGGGGATCCTGTCCGCACACAGCGTCGCCCAGAGCAGTCTGTCCAGGAGCCAG gctgaGGAGGAGTTGGAGAGAGCCCAGAAGGTGTTTGAGGAAATTAATATTGACTTGCAAGAAGAGCTGCCATCTCTCTGGAACAG TCGTGTTGGGTTTTACGTCAGCACCTTCCAGAGTTTGGCCGGTTTCGAGGAGAAGTTTCACAAAGAAATGAGCCGG TTGGATCAGGATTTGTATGATGTTCTAGAGAAGCTGGAGCAAACAGACCCAACCAG AAAGACAGGTAACCGCGGCGCCTCAACGTCAGGAGCAAATAGGAG tgAGAAAGAACCATCTAACCACACTCTCAGGCCAGGAGGACCTCCCCCTATCCCCAAATCTCCATCCAAG CTTAAGCCAGCAGTGCCTCCTCCACCAAAGGTGACCCCATCTAAAGAGATGAAAACAGAGAACATCATCAACTTGTTTGATGCTGCAGCCGCTCCTGATATCAGTGTCACCTCCCCCACAGAG TTTGACAGTCCTGCAGTGAGCAGCCTACTGGACATGGACCTGGACTCTTTCAGTGCAGCAACCAAAGCCTCCGTGGTCTCACAG CCAGCGAACTGGGACTCATGG TCTGAGGACAGGAATATCGAGGAAAAGGAAACCCAGAAGCACTATGAccctgtggctgctgctgcagaggccTGGGGGGATGAAAGCTCACAGCCTGTCCGCTATGACCCCATAGCAGTGGCCTCAGAGGGCTGGGGGGATGATGGAACCCTACCTGTTCGCGATGACCCTGTGACTGAGGCTCAGGAAGAATGGGGGGATGATGGGAGCCAGCCGGTTCATTATGACCCTGTGGCTGAAGCCCAGGAGGACTGGGGTGATGATGAGAGTCAGCCAGTCACAGAGGTGCCAGCCACCACAGATCAAACACCTCCAGCTGAATCTCCAGGTGACACCGTTGAGGAAGAAGCTGCCCCAGCTGCTGCCACGTTGGATAATGAAGAGGGTCAG CAGGGTGAGTCTGAAGCAGCTGCTGAGGCAGCAACTGCAGAAGAAACGGCGGTAGAAGAG ACACCTACAGTAGCAGCAGAATCACCAGAAGCAGCTCCAGAAGCAGCTCCAGAACCTGCAGAACCTGCAGAACCTGCACAGCCTGCAAAGCCTGCCGAGCCTGCCGAGCTTGCAGTACCTGCAGTACCTGCGGAAATGCCGCCCGGCTTCTTGTTCAAG GTTGAAGTGATGCATGATTACGCTGCCAACGACACAGACGAACTGGAGATGAAGGTTGGAGATGTCGTGCTAGTACTCACCTTTGACAATCCTGATgagcag GATGACGGCTGGCTGATGGGAATAAAGCAGGACGAGTGGCAGCAGAAGAAAGAGGGTGCCGCGAAAGGAGTATTTCCTGAAAACTTCACCCAGAGGCTGTGA
- the LOC122786753 gene encoding myc box-dependent-interacting protein 1 isoform X4 — protein MAELNLGKGLTAGKVASNVQKKLTRAQEKVLQKLGKADETKDTAFEEGVINFNKQYTEGSKLQRDLRVYLEAVKAMHESSKNLQECLGDMYEPEWYGKNEVDSVLEDCDVLWTDYHQKLVDHALISMDTYLGQFPDIKARIAKRDRKLVDFDSARHNYAATHKAKKKDGGIKITKPSSLLERAAPGWAQGILSAHSVAQSSLSRSQAEEELERAQKVFEEINIDLQEELPSLWNSRVGFYVSTFQSLAGFEEKFHKEMSRLDQDLYDVLEKLEQTDPTRKTGNRGASTSGANRSEKEPSNHTLRPGGPPPIPKSPSKLKPAVPPPPKVTPSKEMKTENIINLFDAAAAPDISVTSPTEPANWDSWSEDRNIEEKETQKHYDPVAAAAEAWGDESSQPVRYDPIAVASEGWGDDGTLPVRDDPVTEAQEEWGDDGSQPVHYDPVAEAQEDWGDDESQPVTEVPATTDQTPPAESPGDTVEEEAAPAAATLDNEEGQQGESEAAAEAATAEETAVEETPTVAAESPEAAPEAAPEPAEPAEPAQPAKPAEPAELAVPAVPAEMPPGFLFKVEVMHDYAANDTDELEMKVGDVVLVLTFDNPDEQDDGWLMGIKQDEWQQKKEGAAKGVFPENFTQRL, from the exons ATGGCTGAGTTGAATTTGGGGAAGGGGCTGACTGCAGGGAAAGTGGCCAGTAACGTGCAGAAAAAACTAACCCGAGCTCAGGAGAAG GTTCTCCAGAAGCTGGGAAAAGCCGACGAGACCAAAGATACTGCCTTCGAGGAAGGAGTTATCAACTTCAACAAACAATAT ACTGAAGGCAGCAAACTGCAGAGGGACCTTAGGGTGTACTTGGAGGCAGTGAAAG CGATGCATGAGTCCTCCAAGAACCTGCAGGAATGTCTGGGTGACATGTACGAGCCAGAGTGGTACGGCAAGAACGAAGTGGATTCCGTACTGGAG GACTGTGATGTGCTttggacggattaccaccagAAGTTGGTCGATCATGCTCTCATTTCCATGGATACTTACCTGGGCCAGTTCCCTGATATTAAG GCACGCATTGCGAAGAGGGACAGGAAACTGGTTGATTTCGACAGTGCCAGGCACAACTACGCTGCCACACACAAGGCCAAGAAAAAAGACGGGGGCATTAAAATTACGAAG CCGTCGTCTTTGTTGGAGAGGGCCGCTCCAGGTTGGGCTCAGGGGATCCTGTCCGCACACAGCGTCGCCCAGAGCAGTCTGTCCAGGAGCCAG gctgaGGAGGAGTTGGAGAGAGCCCAGAAGGTGTTTGAGGAAATTAATATTGACTTGCAAGAAGAGCTGCCATCTCTCTGGAACAG TCGTGTTGGGTTTTACGTCAGCACCTTCCAGAGTTTGGCCGGTTTCGAGGAGAAGTTTCACAAAGAAATGAGCCGG TTGGATCAGGATTTGTATGATGTTCTAGAGAAGCTGGAGCAAACAGACCCAACCAG AAAGACAGGTAACCGCGGCGCCTCAACGTCAGGAGCAAATAGGAG tgAGAAAGAACCATCTAACCACACTCTCAGGCCAGGAGGACCTCCCCCTATCCCCAAATCTCCATCCAAG CTTAAGCCAGCAGTGCCTCCTCCACCAAAGGTGACCCCATCTAAAGAGATGAAAACAGAGAACATCATCAACTTGTTTGATGCTGCAGCCGCTCCTGATATCAGTGTCACCTCCCCCACAGAG CCAGCGAACTGGGACTCATGG TCTGAGGACAGGAATATCGAGGAAAAGGAAACCCAGAAGCACTATGAccctgtggctgctgctgcagaggccTGGGGGGATGAAAGCTCACAGCCTGTCCGCTATGACCCCATAGCAGTGGCCTCAGAGGGCTGGGGGGATGATGGAACCCTACCTGTTCGCGATGACCCTGTGACTGAGGCTCAGGAAGAATGGGGGGATGATGGGAGCCAGCCGGTTCATTATGACCCTGTGGCTGAAGCCCAGGAGGACTGGGGTGATGATGAGAGTCAGCCAGTCACAGAGGTGCCAGCCACCACAGATCAAACACCTCCAGCTGAATCTCCAGGTGACACCGTTGAGGAAGAAGCTGCCCCAGCTGCTGCCACGTTGGATAATGAAGAGGGTCAG CAGGGTGAGTCTGAAGCAGCTGCTGAGGCAGCAACTGCAGAAGAAACGGCGGTAGAAGAG ACACCTACAGTAGCAGCAGAATCACCAGAAGCAGCTCCAGAAGCAGCTCCAGAACCTGCAGAACCTGCAGAACCTGCACAGCCTGCAAAGCCTGCCGAGCCTGCCGAGCTTGCAGTACCTGCAGTACCTGCGGAAATGCCGCCCGGCTTCTTGTTCAAG GTTGAAGTGATGCATGATTACGCTGCCAACGACACAGACGAACTGGAGATGAAGGTTGGAGATGTCGTGCTAGTACTCACCTTTGACAATCCTGATgagcag GATGACGGCTGGCTGATGGGAATAAAGCAGGACGAGTGGCAGCAGAAGAAAGAGGGTGCCGCGAAAGGAGTATTTCCTGAAAACTTCACCCAGAGGCTGTGA
- the LOC122786753 gene encoding myc box-dependent-interacting protein 1 isoform X2: MAELNLGKGLTAGKVASNVQKKLTRAQEKVLQKLGKADETKDTAFEEGVINFNKQYTEGSKLQRDLRVYLEAVKAMHESSKNLQECLGDMYEPEWYGKNEVDSVLEDCDVLWTDYHQKLVDHALISMDTYLGQFPDIKARIAKRDRKLVDFDSARHNYAATHKAKKKDGGIKITKPSSLLERAAPGWAQGILSAHSVAQSSLSRSQAEEELERAQKVFEEINIDLQEELPSLWNSRVGFYVSTFQSLAGFEEKFHKEMSRLDQDLYDVLEKLEQTDPTRKTGNRGASTSGANRSEKEPSNHTLRPGGPPPIPKSPSKLKPAVPPPPKVTPSKEMKTENIINLFDAAAAPDISVTSPTEFDSPAVSSLLDMDLDSFSAATKASVVSQPANWDSWSEDRNIEEKETQKHYDPVAAAAEAWGDESSQPVRYDPIAVASEGWGDDGTLPVRDDPVTEAQEEWGDDGSQPVHYDPVAEAQEDWGDDESQPVTEVPATTDQTPPAESPGDTVEEEAAPAAATLDNEEGQGESEAAAEAATAEETAVEETPTVAAESPEAAPEAAPEPAEPAEPAQPAKPAEPAELAVPAVPAEMPPGFLFKVEVMHDYAANDTDELEMKVGDVVLVLTFDNPDEQDDGWLMGIKQDEWQQKKEGAAKGVFPENFTQRL, translated from the exons ATGGCTGAGTTGAATTTGGGGAAGGGGCTGACTGCAGGGAAAGTGGCCAGTAACGTGCAGAAAAAACTAACCCGAGCTCAGGAGAAG GTTCTCCAGAAGCTGGGAAAAGCCGACGAGACCAAAGATACTGCCTTCGAGGAAGGAGTTATCAACTTCAACAAACAATAT ACTGAAGGCAGCAAACTGCAGAGGGACCTTAGGGTGTACTTGGAGGCAGTGAAAG CGATGCATGAGTCCTCCAAGAACCTGCAGGAATGTCTGGGTGACATGTACGAGCCAGAGTGGTACGGCAAGAACGAAGTGGATTCCGTACTGGAG GACTGTGATGTGCTttggacggattaccaccagAAGTTGGTCGATCATGCTCTCATTTCCATGGATACTTACCTGGGCCAGTTCCCTGATATTAAG GCACGCATTGCGAAGAGGGACAGGAAACTGGTTGATTTCGACAGTGCCAGGCACAACTACGCTGCCACACACAAGGCCAAGAAAAAAGACGGGGGCATTAAAATTACGAAG CCGTCGTCTTTGTTGGAGAGGGCCGCTCCAGGTTGGGCTCAGGGGATCCTGTCCGCACACAGCGTCGCCCAGAGCAGTCTGTCCAGGAGCCAG gctgaGGAGGAGTTGGAGAGAGCCCAGAAGGTGTTTGAGGAAATTAATATTGACTTGCAAGAAGAGCTGCCATCTCTCTGGAACAG TCGTGTTGGGTTTTACGTCAGCACCTTCCAGAGTTTGGCCGGTTTCGAGGAGAAGTTTCACAAAGAAATGAGCCGG TTGGATCAGGATTTGTATGATGTTCTAGAGAAGCTGGAGCAAACAGACCCAACCAG AAAGACAGGTAACCGCGGCGCCTCAACGTCAGGAGCAAATAGGAG tgAGAAAGAACCATCTAACCACACTCTCAGGCCAGGAGGACCTCCCCCTATCCCCAAATCTCCATCCAAG CTTAAGCCAGCAGTGCCTCCTCCACCAAAGGTGACCCCATCTAAAGAGATGAAAACAGAGAACATCATCAACTTGTTTGATGCTGCAGCCGCTCCTGATATCAGTGTCACCTCCCCCACAGAG TTTGACAGTCCTGCAGTGAGCAGCCTACTGGACATGGACCTGGACTCTTTCAGTGCAGCAACCAAAGCCTCCGTGGTCTCACAG CCAGCGAACTGGGACTCATGG TCTGAGGACAGGAATATCGAGGAAAAGGAAACCCAGAAGCACTATGAccctgtggctgctgctgcagaggccTGGGGGGATGAAAGCTCACAGCCTGTCCGCTATGACCCCATAGCAGTGGCCTCAGAGGGCTGGGGGGATGATGGAACCCTACCTGTTCGCGATGACCCTGTGACTGAGGCTCAGGAAGAATGGGGGGATGATGGGAGCCAGCCGGTTCATTATGACCCTGTGGCTGAAGCCCAGGAGGACTGGGGTGATGATGAGAGTCAGCCAGTCACAGAGGTGCCAGCCACCACAGATCAAACACCTCCAGCTGAATCTCCAGGTGACACCGTTGAGGAAGAAGCTGCCCCAGCTGCTGCCACGTTGGATAATGAAGAGGGTCAG GGTGAGTCTGAAGCAGCTGCTGAGGCAGCAACTGCAGAAGAAACGGCGGTAGAAGAG ACACCTACAGTAGCAGCAGAATCACCAGAAGCAGCTCCAGAAGCAGCTCCAGAACCTGCAGAACCTGCAGAACCTGCACAGCCTGCAAAGCCTGCCGAGCCTGCCGAGCTTGCAGTACCTGCAGTACCTGCGGAAATGCCGCCCGGCTTCTTGTTCAAG GTTGAAGTGATGCATGATTACGCTGCCAACGACACAGACGAACTGGAGATGAAGGTTGGAGATGTCGTGCTAGTACTCACCTTTGACAATCCTGATgagcag GATGACGGCTGGCTGATGGGAATAAAGCAGGACGAGTGGCAGCAGAAGAAAGAGGGTGCCGCGAAAGGAGTATTTCCTGAAAACTTCACCCAGAGGCTGTGA
- the LOC122786753 gene encoding myc box-dependent-interacting protein 1 isoform X8, whose amino-acid sequence MAELNLGKGLTAGKVASNVQKKLTRAQEKVLQKLGKADETKDTAFEEGVINFNKQYTEGSKLQRDLRVYLEAVKAMHESSKNLQECLGDMYEPEWYGKNEVDSVLEDCDVLWTDYHQKLVDHALISMDTYLGQFPDIKARIAKRDRKLVDFDSARHNYAATHKAKKKDGGIKITKPSSLLERAAPGWAQGILSAHSVAQSSLSRSQAEEELERAQKVFEEINIDLQEELPSLWNSRVGFYVSTFQSLAGFEEKFHKEMSRLDQDLYDVLEKLEQTDPTRKTGNRGASTSGANRSEKEPSNHTLRPGGPPPIPKSPSKLKPAVPPPPKVTPSKEMKTENIINLFDAAAAPDISVTSPTEPANWDSWGESEAAAEAATAEETAVEETPTVAAESPEAAPEAAPEPAEPAEPAQPAKPAEPAELAVPAVPAEMPPGFLFKVEVMHDYAANDTDELEMKVGDVVLVLTFDNPDEQDDGWLMGIKQDEWQQKKEGAAKGVFPENFTQRL is encoded by the exons ATGGCTGAGTTGAATTTGGGGAAGGGGCTGACTGCAGGGAAAGTGGCCAGTAACGTGCAGAAAAAACTAACCCGAGCTCAGGAGAAG GTTCTCCAGAAGCTGGGAAAAGCCGACGAGACCAAAGATACTGCCTTCGAGGAAGGAGTTATCAACTTCAACAAACAATAT ACTGAAGGCAGCAAACTGCAGAGGGACCTTAGGGTGTACTTGGAGGCAGTGAAAG CGATGCATGAGTCCTCCAAGAACCTGCAGGAATGTCTGGGTGACATGTACGAGCCAGAGTGGTACGGCAAGAACGAAGTGGATTCCGTACTGGAG GACTGTGATGTGCTttggacggattaccaccagAAGTTGGTCGATCATGCTCTCATTTCCATGGATACTTACCTGGGCCAGTTCCCTGATATTAAG GCACGCATTGCGAAGAGGGACAGGAAACTGGTTGATTTCGACAGTGCCAGGCACAACTACGCTGCCACACACAAGGCCAAGAAAAAAGACGGGGGCATTAAAATTACGAAG CCGTCGTCTTTGTTGGAGAGGGCCGCTCCAGGTTGGGCTCAGGGGATCCTGTCCGCACACAGCGTCGCCCAGAGCAGTCTGTCCAGGAGCCAG gctgaGGAGGAGTTGGAGAGAGCCCAGAAGGTGTTTGAGGAAATTAATATTGACTTGCAAGAAGAGCTGCCATCTCTCTGGAACAG TCGTGTTGGGTTTTACGTCAGCACCTTCCAGAGTTTGGCCGGTTTCGAGGAGAAGTTTCACAAAGAAATGAGCCGG TTGGATCAGGATTTGTATGATGTTCTAGAGAAGCTGGAGCAAACAGACCCAACCAG AAAGACAGGTAACCGCGGCGCCTCAACGTCAGGAGCAAATAGGAG tgAGAAAGAACCATCTAACCACACTCTCAGGCCAGGAGGACCTCCCCCTATCCCCAAATCTCCATCCAAG CTTAAGCCAGCAGTGCCTCCTCCACCAAAGGTGACCCCATCTAAAGAGATGAAAACAGAGAACATCATCAACTTGTTTGATGCTGCAGCCGCTCCTGATATCAGTGTCACCTCCCCCACAGAG CCAGCGAACTGGGACTCATGG GGTGAGTCTGAAGCAGCTGCTGAGGCAGCAACTGCAGAAGAAACGGCGGTAGAAGAG ACACCTACAGTAGCAGCAGAATCACCAGAAGCAGCTCCAGAAGCAGCTCCAGAACCTGCAGAACCTGCAGAACCTGCACAGCCTGCAAAGCCTGCCGAGCCTGCCGAGCTTGCAGTACCTGCAGTACCTGCGGAAATGCCGCCCGGCTTCTTGTTCAAG GTTGAAGTGATGCATGATTACGCTGCCAACGACACAGACGAACTGGAGATGAAGGTTGGAGATGTCGTGCTAGTACTCACCTTTGACAATCCTGATgagcag GATGACGGCTGGCTGATGGGAATAAAGCAGGACGAGTGGCAGCAGAAGAAAGAGGGTGCCGCGAAAGGAGTATTTCCTGAAAACTTCACCCAGAGGCTGTGA